One genomic window of Gossypium hirsutum isolate 1008001.06 chromosome D11, Gossypium_hirsutum_v2.1, whole genome shotgun sequence includes the following:
- the LOC121223190 gene encoding uncharacterized protein gives MPNYVKFMKDILSKKKRLSEFKTVALTKEHSVFLQNKLPLKVNDPGNFTIPYNIGESYSGKALCDLGASINLMPKSIFKMLGIGEVRPTTMTLQLEDRSLAYPKGKIEDVLEVLIILWKPFLAMGRTLIDLQKGELTMRVQDNQVKFNVLKAMKFPDPIEEC, from the exons atgcccaATTATGTCAAGTTCATGAAGGACATTTTGTCCAAGAAGAAGAGGCTTAGTGAGTTTAAGACTGTAGCATTAACGAAGGAGCACAGTGTGTTCCTACAAAACAAGCTACCTCTGAAAGTGAATGACCCCGGAAACTTTACTATACCCTATAATATTGGAGAATCTTACAGTGGTAAAGCTTTATGTGATCTTGGAGcgagcatcaacttgatgccaaAATCTATTTTTAAGATGTTGGgcataggtgaagtaagacccacGACTATGACACTTCAATTAGAGGATCGATCTTTGGCATATCCaaaaggaaagatcgaggatgtctTG GAAGTATTGATCATCCTGTGGAAACCTTTCCTAGCCATGGGAAGAACATTAATAGACCTGCaaaaaggtgaactcaccatgagAGTTCAAGATAACCAAGTGAAGTTTAATGTTCTTAAAGCCATGAAGTTCCCTGATCCGATAGAAGAATGTTAA